The Clostridium chauvoei genome has a window encoding:
- a CDS encoding J domain-containing protein: MDPYKVLGVQPDSSTDEIKNAYNNVLAKFNVNMNNLSVNSSTEKALTDANIAYDLLINGNLYKEIRNLIENNNFVLAESKLNLIDHRNSAEWNYLQGFISLKKGWFDTAVNHIKTATDLDPENSEYKDSLVTLQSRANEIMNVYKQHNTQPNNTNTSNNMSGCPGGNAGGGNNGMC; the protein is encoded by the coding sequence GTGGATCCATATAAAGTGTTAGGAGTTCAACCAGACTCATCTACAGATGAAATCAAAAATGCTTACAATAATGTACTTGCAAAATTTAATGTAAACATGAATAATCTTTCTGTTAATTCTTCAACTGAAAAAGCTTTAACTGATGCAAACATAGCTTATGATTTATTAATAAACGGAAATTTATACAAAGAAATTAGAAACTTGATTGAAAATAATAATTTTGTTTTAGCAGAATCTAAATTAAATCTAATTGATCATAGAAATTCTGCAGAATGGAATTACCTTCAAGGATTTATCTCTTTGAAAAAGGGTTGGTTTGATACAGCTGTAAATCATATTAAAACAGCTACTGATCTTGACCCTGAAAATTCTGAGTATAAAGATAGCTTAGTAACACTTCAATCAAGAGCTAATGAGATTATGAATGTTTATAAACAACATAACACTCAACCTAATAACACTAATACTAGTAATAATATGTCAGGCTGCCCTGGCGGAAATGCTGGTGGTGGAAATAATGGTATGTGTTAA
- a CDS encoding aromatic acid exporter family protein — protein MKHIYNLAFKMAISATVALIFANSLNLKFGPVAAVIAILSIQDTRKKALIVGRNRAFACLIGQGISFVLYIFIGQNPIVFGLFLIIFIPLTSKLKIEEGMIAAVVLSTHLLVAENINFYWIVNEILIMLIGIGTSAIANLFMPSLEHKFKKNKDYIEESFRVILFKMSKSLLTHTVDIDEAKLMNELERNLDESKNTAYKIVNNNFFKTNSYHTDYINMRLNQFDTIKRMRLHFDKFSMSFKQTTIMANFIKEVAKNIKEANDCRELLRKLNILRAEFKKMELPKTREEFENRSQLLQLLNDMEEFLEIKRNFVKSSLKHEI, from the coding sequence ATGAAACATATTTATAATTTAGCGTTTAAAATGGCTATATCTGCAACAGTTGCTTTAATATTTGCCAATTCTTTAAATTTAAAGTTTGGGCCAGTTGCTGCAGTAATAGCTATATTAAGTATACAAGATACTAGAAAAAAGGCTTTAATAGTAGGCAGGAATAGAGCCTTTGCATGTTTGATAGGACAAGGAATATCATTTGTTCTATATATTTTTATTGGACAAAATCCAATAGTTTTTGGACTTTTTCTTATAATATTTATTCCATTAACATCTAAATTAAAGATTGAAGAAGGTATGATAGCAGCGGTGGTTTTATCAACCCATTTATTAGTAGCTGAAAATATAAATTTTTATTGGATTGTAAATGAAATCCTTATTATGTTAATTGGTATAGGGACTTCAGCAATTGCTAATTTATTTATGCCATCATTAGAACATAAATTTAAGAAAAATAAAGATTATATAGAAGAATCTTTTAGAGTAATATTGTTTAAGATGTCAAAGTCTTTACTTACTCATACAGTAGATATTGATGAAGCAAAATTAATGAATGAGTTAGAAAGAAATTTAGATGAAAGTAAAAATACAGCGTATAAGATAGTAAACAATAATTTCTTTAAAACAAATTCATATCATACCGATTATATAAATATGAGATTAAATCAATTTGATACTATAAAAAGAATGAGACTACATTTTGATAAATTTTCAATGTCTTTTAAACAAACTACTATAATGGCAAACTTTATAAAAGAAGTAGCTAAAAATATAAAAGAAGCTAATGATTGTAGAGAGCTACTTAGAAAATTAAATATATTAAGAGCTGAATTTAAAAAAATGGAGTTACCAAAAACCAGAGAAGAATTTGAAAATAGATCACAATTACTTCAGCTTTTAAATGATATGGAGGAATTCTTAGAAATAAAAAGGAATTTTGTGAAGAGTTCTTTAAAACATGAAATTTAG
- a CDS encoding radical SAM/SPASM domain-containing protein, with protein sequence MTRFKKVYIETTNICNLSCNFCPKTKRKPMFMDVKAFTYIVKSIKPYTNHIYFHLMGEPFLNKNIEEFLRISNDENLKVNITTNGTLINEVKDILLKSKALRQLNISLHSFEANTENVDFNKYIKDIINFIIEATETTDIICSLRLWNMDSEELKASNKLNNDIFSLLEEMLKLDINLRETLSQKNGVKLKKNIYINMAEKFNWPNIDLKNEEQEIFCYGLRDQIGILVDGTVVPCCLDSEGNIPLGNIFKMPIDNIINSKRAQDIYDGFSRRCAVEDLCKRCGYAKRYKK encoded by the coding sequence ATGACAAGATTTAAAAAGGTTTATATAGAAACCACTAATATATGCAATTTAAGTTGTAATTTTTGTCCTAAGACTAAAAGAAAACCAATGTTTATGGATGTGAAGGCATTTACTTATATAGTTAAAAGTATAAAACCTTATACAAATCATATATATTTTCATTTAATGGGGGAACCTTTTCTAAATAAAAATATAGAAGAATTTTTAAGAATAAGTAATGATGAAAATTTAAAAGTGAATATTACCACAAATGGAACATTAATTAATGAGGTTAAAGATATTTTATTAAAATCAAAGGCTTTAAGACAATTAAATATTTCACTTCATAGTTTTGAAGCAAATACTGAAAATGTAGATTTTAATAAGTATATAAAAGATATAATTAATTTTATTATAGAAGCTACTGAAACAACAGATATAATATGCTCATTAAGATTATGGAATATGGATAGTGAAGAATTAAAGGCAAGCAACAAATTAAATAATGATATATTTAGTTTATTGGAAGAAATGTTAAAATTAGATATTAATTTAAGAGAAACTTTAAGTCAAAAAAATGGAGTAAAGCTTAAAAAAAATATATATATTAATATGGCAGAAAAATTTAACTGGCCTAATATAGATCTTAAAAATGAAGAGCAAGAAATATTTTGTTATGGATTAAGAGATCAAATTGGAATATTAGTAGATGGAACTGTAGTCCCTTGTTGTCTAGATAGCGAAGGTAATATACCCTTAGGAAATATTTTTAAAATGCCTATAGATAATATTATAAACTCAAAAAGAGCACAGGATATTTATGATGGATTTTCAAGAAGGTGTGCAGTTGAAGATTTATGCAAAAGATGTGGATATGCTAAAAGGTATAAAAAGTAA